In one Methanocorpusculum vombati genomic region, the following are encoded:
- the dnaK gene encoding molecular chaperone DnaK: protein MEGGSPIVIANAEGFRTTPSVVGFSKDGERLVGNVAKRQAITNPGRTISSIKRHMGSDYHVDIDGKKYSPQEISAMILQKLKMDAEAYLGEKVQKAVITVPAYFNDAQRQATKDAGKIAGLEVLRIINEPTASALAYGLEKENEVTVLVYDLGGGTFDVSILTLDDGLFEVKATAGNNRLGGDDFDQRVIDYLADEFKKKEGVDLRKDAVAMQRLKDAAEKAKIELSSLQKANINLPYITADASGPKHLDIDLTRAKFEQLIDDLVQKTVEPVKQALSDAGLSASDIDHVLLVGGSTRVPAVVDTVRKLLGKEPDKNINPDECVALGAAVQGAVLTGETKDVVLLDVTPLTLGIETLGGIATKLIERNTTIPTRKSQIFSTAADNQTSVEIHVVQGERQFARDNFSLGKFQLTGIPPAPRGMPQIEVTFDIDANGIVHVSAKDLGTGHEQSMTITGRKDLNSDEIDKMVNDAKQYEEEDKKRREEIELRNNADNAVYAAEKLVNDKETADKIEAEDKEKIEKAAGELKEVLAKEDAATEDIKAKMDALQEVVFAVTSKMYQKIQAEQQAAAGAAGAAGANAGCDGNCGGDCGAGAKQDDNVVDADYEVKKD from the coding sequence ATGGAAGGCGGCAGTCCGATCGTCATTGCAAACGCCGAAGGATTCCGGACTACCCCGTCCGTCGTCGGCTTCTCCAAAGACGGCGAACGGCTGGTAGGAAACGTCGCAAAACGTCAGGCAATCACCAACCCAGGGAGAACCATCAGTTCCATCAAACGCCACATGGGCAGTGATTATCACGTTGATATCGACGGCAAGAAGTACTCTCCGCAGGAGATCTCCGCAATGATTCTGCAGAAACTCAAGATGGACGCAGAAGCATACCTCGGAGAAAAAGTACAGAAAGCCGTCATCACCGTTCCGGCCTACTTCAACGATGCACAGCGTCAGGCAACCAAAGACGCAGGAAAGATCGCAGGTCTTGAAGTTCTTCGTATCATCAACGAACCCACCGCGTCCGCTCTTGCATATGGCCTGGAGAAGGAAAACGAAGTAACCGTTCTCGTCTACGATCTCGGCGGAGGAACATTCGATGTCTCCATCCTGACGCTTGACGACGGTCTCTTTGAAGTCAAGGCAACCGCCGGAAACAACCGTCTCGGCGGCGATGACTTCGACCAGAGAGTCATCGACTACCTTGCCGACGAGTTCAAAAAGAAGGAGGGAGTGGATCTCAGAAAGGATGCAGTCGCCATGCAGCGGTTAAAGGACGCAGCCGAAAAGGCGAAGATTGAACTTTCCTCGCTGCAGAAAGCGAACATCAACCTGCCGTACATCACCGCAGATGCCTCCGGTCCGAAACACCTCGATATTGATCTGACCCGGGCAAAGTTCGAGCAGCTCATCGACGATCTCGTCCAGAAGACTGTCGAGCCGGTCAAACAGGCATTAAGCGATGCAGGTCTCTCCGCATCCGACATTGATCACGTTCTGCTCGTTGGCGGTTCCACCCGTGTACCGGCAGTCGTTGACACCGTGAGAAAACTCCTCGGCAAAGAACCGGACAAGAACATCAACCCGGACGAGTGTGTCGCTCTCGGTGCTGCCGTGCAGGGTGCAGTCCTGACCGGCGAGACCAAGGACGTTGTGCTTCTTGATGTGACCCCGCTGACTCTCGGCATTGAGACGCTCGGCGGTATTGCAACCAAACTCATCGAGAGAAACACCACAATTCCGACGAGAAAGAGCCAGATCTTCAGCACCGCAGCCGACAACCAGACGTCCGTTGAAATCCACGTCGTGCAGGGAGAACGTCAGTTCGCCCGCGACAACTTCAGCCTCGGCAAGTTCCAGCTGACCGGCATTCCGCCGGCTCCGCGCGGAATGCCGCAGATTGAGGTGACGTTTGATATCGATGCGAACGGTATTGTTCACGTCTCCGCAAAGGATCTTGGTACCGGCCACGAGCAGTCCATGACCATCACCGGCAGAAAGGATCTCAACAGCGATGAGATCGATAAGATGGTCAACGATGCAAAGCAGTATGAGGAAGAGGACAAGAAGCGTCGCGAGGAGATCGAGCTGCGCAACAATGCCGACAACGCCGTCTATGCTGCAGAGAAACTCGTAAACGACAAAGAGACCGCCGACAAGATCGAGGCCGAGGACAAGGAAAAGATCGAGAAGGCAGCAGGCGAACTCAAAGAAGTTCTGGCAAAGGAGGACGCGGCAACCGAGGATATCAAGGCAAAGATGGACGCTCTGCAGGAGGTTGTGTTTGCGGTGACCTCGAAGATGTACCAGAAGATTCAAGCTGAGCAGCAGGCCGCAGCGGGTGCCGCTGGTGCGGCAGGCGCAAATGCGGGCTGCGATGGAAACTGCGGCGGCGACTGCGGTGCAGGCGCCAAGCAGGATGATAACGTGGTTGATGCGGACTACGAAGTAAAGAAGGACTAA
- a CDS encoding nucleotide exchange factor GrpE: MEKKTKTPAEEKPAAEEPPVTTVEETPVDPVAELTKKYDEVNDRYLRLVAEFENYKKRTQRDAENTVRYANEKFARDMLDVLDNFERALKGGDDDLRSGLEQIHKLYLSVLSRNGVEPMNAEGSPFDPNRHEAVAHIPSDSPEGTVIDEAIRGYTMHDKVLRHAKVAVSRGNE, translated from the coding sequence ATGGAGAAAAAAACGAAAACCCCGGCTGAAGAAAAACCGGCGGCAGAGGAACCTCCGGTGACTACCGTTGAAGAGACTCCGGTTGATCCGGTTGCCGAACTCACCAAAAAATATGATGAGGTAAACGACCGGTATCTCCGTCTCGTCGCAGAGTTTGAAAATTACAAAAAACGCACCCAGCGTGATGCAGAAAACACCGTTCGTTACGCGAACGAAAAGTTTGCCCGCGACATGCTTGACGTTTTGGACAACTTCGAACGTGCACTCAAAGGCGGTGACGACGATCTCAGGTCAGGACTCGAACAGATACACAAACTGTATCTCTCCGTCCTTTCCCGCAACGGTGTAGAACCCATGAATGCCGAAGGATCCCCGTTTGATCCCAACCGGCACGAAGCAGTCGCCCACATCCCGTCCGACTCGCCCGAAGGAACCGTCATCGACGAAGCAATACGCGGCTACACCATGCATGACAAAGTGCTCCGGCATGCAAAAGTTGCCGTATCACGTGGAAACGAATGA
- a CDS encoding AMP-binding protein, with amino-acid sequence MTETAAHNMTDYEETYSTFSIAVPEYYNFGFDVVDAWAKKDRNKLAMIWTNQKGEEKYFTFRHMMNLSNQIANMMFKQNIGKGDRVMILLPRVPEWWTFAIAAIKIGAVFCPSPCILTPHDLKYRINQGKFKMIVTDMENSWKIEEILSECPTLSVKFLTDGGLPGWINYQTELVHPAPASTKLIPLARSVRTKAADPMLIFFSSGTTGEPKMVLHTHAYPLGHIVTGRFWYDLTENDLHFTVADTGWGKSSWGKFYGPWMQGACVFVYDYRGKFNATELLPLLEHYEITTFCAPPTIYRMLILADLEAFDFSELRHCVSAGEALNPEVTRVWEEATGKTIYEAYGQTETVMVIGTFPCIPNKPGSIGKPAPGWCVQLHDEDGHEVPAGEEGKIAIKTKDPSPVGLFKEYLDNPEATSSVFVNGWYYTGDKAVKDEDGYFWFMGRDDDIIKSSGYRIGPSEVESALIEHPAVKESAVVGSPDPIRGVIVKAFVVLKDGWKPSDELIKELQNHVKKTTAPYKYPRAVEFVEELPKTISGKVRRVELRDREMQRYQALHHNDSDGESGSP; translated from the coding sequence ATGACCGAAACGGCAGCACACAATATGACGGATTACGAGGAAACTTATTCCACGTTCTCGATTGCCGTGCCGGAGTACTACAACTTCGGATTCGACGTAGTCGATGCATGGGCGAAGAAAGACAGAAACAAGCTCGCGATGATCTGGACGAATCAGAAAGGGGAGGAGAAGTATTTTACTTTCCGCCACATGATGAATCTGTCCAATCAGATTGCGAATATGATGTTTAAGCAGAACATCGGTAAGGGCGACCGTGTGATGATTCTGCTGCCGCGGGTTCCGGAATGGTGGACCTTTGCGATTGCAGCGATTAAGATCGGTGCTGTGTTCTGTCCGTCTCCCTGCATTCTTACTCCGCACGATCTGAAGTACCGTATTAATCAGGGTAAGTTCAAGATGATTGTGACGGATATGGAGAACTCCTGGAAGATTGAGGAGATCCTGTCCGAGTGTCCGACGCTTTCCGTGAAGTTTCTGACGGACGGGGGACTGCCCGGATGGATTAATTATCAGACAGAGCTTGTCCACCCTGCACCTGCGTCAACGAAGCTGATTCCGCTGGCACGGAGTGTCCGGACGAAGGCAGCCGATCCTATGCTGATCTTCTTTTCGTCGGGTACGACGGGCGAGCCGAAGATGGTTCTGCATACGCATGCGTATCCGCTGGGGCATATTGTGACGGGCCGGTTCTGGTATGATCTGACGGAGAATGATCTGCACTTTACGGTTGCGGATACGGGATGGGGTAAGTCATCGTGGGGGAAGTTCTACGGTCCCTGGATGCAGGGGGCCTGCGTGTTTGTGTATGATTATCGGGGGAAGTTTAATGCTACGGAGCTTCTGCCGTTACTTGAGCACTATGAGATTACGACGTTCTGTGCGCCGCCGACGATTTACCGGATGCTGATCTTAGCGGATCTTGAGGCGTTTGATTTTTCGGAGCTGCGGCACTGTGTGTCGGCAGGTGAGGCGCTGAATCCGGAGGTGACGCGTGTCTGGGAGGAGGCGACGGGGAAGACGATCTATGAGGCGTACGGTCAGACGGAGACGGTGATGGTTATCGGTACGTTCCCGTGTATTCCGAATAAGCCGGGGTCGATCGGGAAGCCTGCGCCGGGATGGTGCGTGCAGCTGCATGATGAGGACGGGCATGAGGTTCCGGCCGGCGAGGAGGGGAAGATTGCGATCAAGACGAAGGATCCCAGTCCGGTTGGTCTTTTTAAGGAGTATCTGGATAATCCCGAGGCGACGTCATCGGTGTTTGTGAACGGCTGGTATTATACGGGCGATAAGGCGGTGAAGGATGAGGATGGATACTTCTGGTTCATGGGCCGCGATGATGATATCATTAAGAGTTCGGGATACCGGATCGGCCCGAGCGAGGTGGAGTCGGCACTGATTGAGCATCCGGCGGTGAAGGAGTCGGCGGTTGTGGGCAGTCCGGATCCGATCCGCGGTGTGATTGTGAAGGCGTTTGTGGTTCTGAAGGATGGGTGGAAGCCGTCGGATGAGCTGATCAAGGAGCTGCAGAATCATGTGAAGAAGACGACTGCGCCGTATAAGTATCCGCGTGCGGTTGAGTTTGTGGAGGAGCTGCCGAAGACGATCTCCGGGAAGGTGCGCAGGGTTGAGCTGCGCGACCGGGAGATGCAGCGGTATCAGGCTCTGCACCATAATGATTCGGACGGAGAGTCCGGGTCACCATAA
- a CDS encoding glycosyltransferase family 2 protein, producing the protein MSSSKSVTVERLSTETAPLFSVIMPVYNKEPYIRDTIASVLAQTCSSYEVVMIGGVSSDNTDGICREFAAAEPARFRFVVQSGKGAANARNDGILAARGRYVAFLDADDLWVPEYLAVMERLIADFPAAKMFIGGHRWKFQDGHVMNRIMSVPRGYIDIFRASMEYDGFAIQTFCVVCERAAVMDIGLFRTDYVIGEDTDLITRMALLHEVAYEPQLLGTYLAELPSSLCKYSRGFVVQVPADAELSAAEQTSEIVSYHERWILSTVLNNLDRGNHKEARDQLSRVTVGWNRHKRLLWFLSYLPTPPWMRVHEVFNTIVWRHKWDEEKA; encoded by the coding sequence ATGAGTTCTTCGAAATCTGTTACGGTTGAGCGGTTGAGTACGGAAACAGCACCGCTGTTTTCGGTAATTATGCCGGTGTATAATAAGGAGCCGTATATCCGGGATACGATTGCGTCAGTGCTTGCGCAGACGTGTTCGTCGTATGAGGTGGTGATGATCGGCGGGGTGTCTTCGGACAATACAGATGGGATCTGCCGGGAGTTTGCAGCAGCGGAGCCGGCACGGTTCCGATTTGTGGTGCAGTCAGGGAAGGGTGCGGCGAATGCGAGAAACGACGGGATTCTTGCGGCACGCGGAAGGTATGTGGCGTTTCTGGATGCGGATGATCTCTGGGTGCCGGAGTATCTGGCGGTGATGGAACGGCTTATTGCGGATTTTCCGGCGGCAAAGATGTTCATCGGCGGGCATCGCTGGAAGTTTCAGGACGGGCATGTGATGAACAGAATTATGTCGGTTCCCCGCGGATACATCGATATTTTCCGGGCAAGTATGGAGTATGACGGTTTTGCCATCCAGACGTTTTGTGTGGTGTGTGAGCGTGCGGCGGTTATGGATATCGGATTGTTCAGGACGGATTATGTGATCGGGGAGGATACGGATCTGATTACGCGAATGGCGTTACTTCATGAGGTCGCATATGAACCGCAACTGCTTGGAACCTATCTGGCGGAGCTTCCATCATCACTCTGCAAGTACAGCAGAGGATTTGTGGTACAGGTTCCCGCAGATGCGGAGTTGTCAGCAGCTGAACAAACATCCGAGATCGTGAGTTATCATGAGCGATGGATTCTCTCAACGGTTTTGAATAATCTGGATCGCGGCAATCACAAGGAGGCACGGGATCAGCTTTCCCGTGTAACGGTTGGATGGAACCGGCATAAGAGATTACTGTGGTTCTTGTCCTATCTTCCCACACCACCCTGGATGCGAGTTCATGAGGTTTTCAATACGATCGTCTGGCGTCACAAATGGGATGAGGAGAAGGCATGA
- a CDS encoding glycosyltransferase family 8 protein, which produces MREERLHVMFGVWDLADQYNQHIGVTITSLVMNCSLPVTVHLLYDENLHKTSPEYQETQLKYHQLEGMFGVEICYHHIELPEYVLNHPGTKQWTPAAYLRLFAPNLLSGIDWVLYLDGDIVVTCDLAEIWYQEWWDENFSVAAVRDSCMFDWDKSIWKRHEEMNVPHENYFNSGFLLMNLKKIRTEYNLKSTTEKILKKYPELPMPDQDLLNIAFSQDVKILPETYNNCVLFHPDNDYTNCIIHYIGEKPWRNITHPVSYEYWRYLFLSPWGNTPEKYMPSVRLLVSRAPLDDVVLTGRIISLRKFVCNLLRRGWNEVRGVKKFRW; this is translated from the coding sequence ATGAGAGAAGAACGACTGCATGTAATGTTTGGTGTCTGGGATTTGGCCGATCAGTACAATCAGCACATCGGCGTTACGATAACCTCTCTTGTGATGAACTGTTCCCTGCCGGTAACGGTACATCTGTTGTACGATGAAAATCTGCATAAGACGTCTCCTGAGTACCAGGAAACTCAGCTGAAATATCATCAACTGGAGGGGATGTTCGGCGTTGAAATTTGTTATCATCACATTGAACTTCCGGAGTATGTTCTCAATCATCCGGGAACAAAACAATGGACTCCCGCAGCGTACCTGCGTTTGTTCGCTCCGAATCTTTTGTCAGGTATAGACTGGGTTCTCTATCTTGATGGCGACATTGTTGTTACCTGTGATCTGGCAGAAATATGGTATCAGGAATGGTGGGATGAAAATTTTTCCGTCGCCGCAGTTCGTGACAGCTGCATGTTTGACTGGGATAAATCTATTTGGAAACGTCATGAAGAAATGAACGTTCCTCATGAAAATTATTTCAACTCAGGTTTTCTTCTCATGAATTTGAAAAAAATCCGGACTGAATACAATCTAAAATCCACAACAGAAAAGATACTGAAAAAATACCCGGAGCTCCCCATGCCCGATCAGGATTTATTAAACATTGCCTTTTCTCAGGATGTGAAAATTCTGCCGGAAACATACAACAACTGTGTTTTATTCCATCCGGATAATGATTACACAAACTGTATTATCCATTATATTGGAGAGAAGCCTTGGAGAAATATCACACATCCAGTTTCTTATGAGTACTGGCGTTACCTCTTTCTTTCTCCGTGGGGGAATACACCTGAGAAATATATGCCATCCGTGAGATTGCTGGTATCCCGTGCCCCGCTTGATGATGTGGTACTTACGGGGCGTATCATCTCACTTCGGAAATTTGTGTGTAATCTCCTCCGTCGCGGATGGAATGAAGTACGCGGCGTGAAGAAATTCAGGTGGTAG
- a CDS encoding LicD family protein encodes MNNQLRKLQLVQLIILLEVNRICEKHSIRYILTGGTLLGAVRHQGFIPWDDDIDIAMPREEYEKFLSACSTELTHPFYLLNSQTERNYVYPFLKICLDDTIALEGYLARIPMHKGVWIDIFPYDNFPDGKIQASVYLFLRKYFLSAMSVLRNYFPTTSPFRKLYRYCATLPVRYLSDNRLVLIRERVYSHYNTQQTKKKIAAAFSAKTDIMDADIFDAVMSLPFEGFFFPVPVKYHNVLTNVYGDYLTLPPEDKRQNHGLLKIELGEYESMEEIERVLATYNPSIELP; translated from the coding sequence ATGAATAATCAGTTAAGAAAACTGCAGCTCGTGCAGTTAATAATTCTTCTTGAAGTCAATCGAATCTGTGAGAAACATTCGATCCGTTATATTCTCACGGGCGGCACTCTATTAGGAGCAGTACGCCATCAGGGTTTCATTCCTTGGGATGATGATATTGATATCGCAATGCCAAGAGAAGAGTATGAAAAATTTCTCTCTGCTTGCAGTACTGAATTGACACACCCCTTCTATCTGCTCAATTCCCAGACCGAAAGAAACTACGTCTATCCATTTCTCAAAATCTGCTTGGATGATACGATTGCATTAGAAGGTTATCTTGCCCGGATTCCCATGCATAAAGGAGTCTGGATCGATATTTTTCCCTATGATAATTTTCCCGATGGAAAAATACAAGCCTCGGTATATCTTTTCCTGAGAAAATATTTCCTCTCTGCAATGAGCGTTCTCCGGAATTATTTTCCCACAACCTCTCCATTCAGAAAATTATATCGCTATTGTGCGACGCTGCCTGTTCGTTATCTTTCCGATAACCGGTTAGTATTGATCCGGGAACGCGTGTATTCACATTACAATACCCAGCAGACAAAAAAGAAAATAGCAGCAGCATTCTCCGCAAAAACCGATATCATGGATGCCGATATTTTTGATGCTGTCATGTCTCTTCCTTTTGAAGGATTTTTCTTTCCGGTCCCCGTGAAATACCATAATGTTCTTACCAATGTGTACGGGGATTACCTGACACTTCCTCCGGAAGACAAGCGGCAGAATCACGGACTTCTGAAAATTGAGCTGGGAGAGTATGAGAGTATGGAGGAGATTGAGAGAGTGTTAGCCACATACAATCCATCGATAGAGCTGCCATAG
- a CDS encoding PEGA domain-containing protein: MKHQKLTLCLLAVLLLAGLCCMPAAAWHSNTDIKVSPSGVLMPGDTVTAELEITILRSFPTDHQLYLTTDLSDAKWTCEITHVEGTPLTTLQRTGKYYSINGFILSYSHEIIATVTVTGTIPQNTLGDEYLLLSAEESTGKVVISTAEKKIIVGSSAATATPTKTPTKTPTPTPTATGTTTPTATATPTPTATPTPKPTPTVATLIISSNPAGANVFIDNNYKGFTPTTQTDIAPGTHVVLLKKEGYLDDEQTIKFEAGTTYDISFVLSKEAKASEVFMDLIKQHPTIALIGVIIIGFGVLALLIRRKR, encoded by the coding sequence ATGAAACACCAAAAACTCACCCTCTGCCTCCTTGCAGTACTCCTCCTTGCCGGACTCTGCTGCATGCCGGCAGCCGCCTGGCACTCCAACACCGACATAAAAGTATCCCCCTCCGGCGTACTCATGCCGGGAGACACCGTTACCGCCGAACTGGAAATCACCATTCTCCGGAGCTTTCCCACAGATCACCAGCTCTACCTGACGACCGATCTCTCCGACGCCAAGTGGACCTGCGAAATTACCCACGTGGAAGGAACACCGCTCACCACACTTCAGCGCACCGGCAAATACTACTCCATAAACGGATTCATCCTCTCCTACTCCCACGAAATCATAGCAACCGTAACCGTAACCGGCACGATCCCCCAGAACACCCTCGGTGACGAATACCTGCTCCTCAGCGCAGAGGAAAGTACCGGCAAAGTGGTCATCTCCACCGCAGAAAAGAAAATCATCGTCGGCTCCTCAGCCGCCACCGCAACACCCACCAAAACACCAACAAAAACTCCGACTCCGACCCCCACCGCAACAGGAACAACAACGCCGACCGCCACCGCAACCCCGACTCCGACAGCAACACCCACGCCAAAACCCACCCCGACCGTTGCAACCCTCATCATCTCCTCCAACCCTGCCGGGGCCAACGTCTTCATCGACAACAACTACAAAGGCTTCACTCCCACCACCCAGACCGACATTGCCCCGGGAACACACGTGGTTCTTCTGAAAAAAGAAGGATATCTTGACGACGAACAGACAATCAAATTCGAAGCGGGCACAACCTACGACATCAGCTTCGTCCTCTCCAAAGAAGCAAAAGCCTCCGAAGTCTTTATGGATCTGATCAAACAGCACCCGACCATAGCACTCATCGGTGTCATCATTATCGGATTCGGCGTACTCGCACTCCTGATACGGCGGAAACGCTGA
- a CDS encoding phosphate signaling complex PhoU family protein, producing the protein MNEYFHLELGSYKDQVNWYGRFALGMLKNSLMAFETVDREIAADVVRQKEYIASQYDLLNERGVLLIALNQPMATDLRVIACSLDMITSSERVGRYGKDIGELVVQFTDRAHVAPLAKQIGEMGRVTTSMLEIVYNSFAAGEVVSLGSLAGMEEAVDGMYSVIYDDCVAAMEQDVSVVPQCSAYHMINRYLERCADHACRMGEKVYYMQTGKRVSIDGISRTG; encoded by the coding sequence ATGAATGAGTATTTTCATCTGGAACTGGGTTCCTATAAGGATCAGGTAAACTGGTACGGGCGTTTTGCCTTAGGTATGCTGAAAAATTCCCTGATGGCATTTGAGACGGTTGATCGCGAGATTGCGGCGGATGTTGTCCGGCAGAAGGAGTATATTGCAAGTCAGTATGATCTGCTGAACGAGCGGGGGGTGCTGCTGATTGCGCTGAATCAGCCGATGGCTACCGATCTCCGTGTGATTGCCTGTAGTCTGGATATGATTACGTCGTCGGAGCGGGTAGGCCGGTACGGGAAGGATATCGGTGAGCTTGTGGTGCAGTTTACGGATCGTGCACATGTTGCCCCGCTTGCGAAGCAGATAGGTGAGATGGGCCGGGTGACGACTTCGATGCTGGAGATTGTGTACAACAGTTTTGCGGCGGGGGAGGTTGTGTCGCTGGGGTCGCTTGCGGGGATGGAGGAGGCGGTTGACGGGATGTATTCTGTCATCTATGATGATTGTGTTGCAGCGATGGAGCAGGATGTTTCGGTTGTTCCGCAGTGCAGTGCATATCATATGATAAACCGGTATCTGGAGAGGTGTGCGGATCATGCCTGCCGGATGGGTGAGAAGGTCTATTATATGCAGACCGGGAAGCGTGTGTCGATTGATGGTATCAGCCGGACGGGCTGA
- the pstB gene encoding phosphate ABC transporter ATP-binding protein PstB translates to MTSVIQTHHLNLSYGSKQALFDVDFPFAEKKVTALIGPSGCGKSTLLRCLNRMNDLIPTCKITGEILFRDENILDADPVELRKQIGMVFQRPNPFPKSIYDNIAYGPRAHGERDAGRLDAIVENSLKGAALWDEVKDRLHDSALGLSGGQQQRLCIARTLAVSPEIILMDEPCSALDPIATSKIETLITDLKQKYTVIIVTHNMQQAARVSDTTGFMYLGKLVEVDDTKKIFSNPAEELTERYVTGRFG, encoded by the coding sequence TATTCAGACACATCATCTGAACCTTTCGTACGGTTCAAAACAGGCACTCTTTGACGTGGACTTTCCGTTTGCGGAGAAGAAGGTTACTGCCCTTATCGGTCCGTCCGGCTGCGGGAAGTCCACACTTCTCCGCTGTCTGAACCGAATGAATGATCTTATTCCAACCTGTAAGATTACCGGAGAGATTCTGTTTCGGGACGAAAATATTCTGGACGCTGATCCGGTAGAGCTGCGCAAACAGATCGGCATGGTCTTTCAGCGTCCCAATCCGTTTCCGAAGTCGATTTATGACAACATCGCCTACGGCCCGCGTGCCCACGGCGAGCGGGATGCAGGGAGGCTTGATGCAATCGTGGAGAACAGTCTGAAGGGGGCTGCCCTTTGGGATGAGGTCAAAGACCGGCTGCATGATTCGGCCCTCGGACTATCCGGAGGTCAGCAGCAGCGTCTCTGCATTGCACGAACACTTGCGGTGAGTCCGGAGATTATTCTGATGGACGAGCCGTGTTCGGCACTGGATCCGATCGCAACCTCGAAGATTGAGACACTGATTACCGATCTGAAACAGAAGTACACGGTGATTATTGTCACCCATAATATGCAGCAGGCTGCCCGGGTGAGTGATACGACCGGTTTTATGTATCTCGGCAAACTTGTTGAGGTGGATGATACGAAGAAGATCTTTTCCAATCCCGCAGAAGAGCTGACTGAACGTTATGTGACCGGAAGGTTTGGTTAA